A portion of the Candidatus Pristimantibacillus lignocellulolyticus genome contains these proteins:
- a CDS encoding N-acetylmannosamine-6-phosphate 2-epimerase — MLSSIKGGLIVSCQALENEPLHNPYIMSRMAYAAYLGGAVGIRANSKIDIETIKEELKLPVIGIVKRDYDDSDVFITATQQEINELLASGCEMIALDSTIRSRPKGVTIEQLIAHVRTVSPTTQLMADISSVEEAILAESLGFDCVSTTLYGYTAKTAGSKLYENDFEFLKEVLSRVHIPVIAEGNVITPEMFKRCLQLGAYAAVVGGAITRPMEITKRFVAMIDSQ, encoded by the coding sequence TTGTTATCATCCATCAAGGGCGGTTTAATTGTTTCATGCCAAGCTTTAGAAAATGAGCCATTGCATAATCCATATATTATGAGCAGAATGGCCTATGCGGCTTATTTGGGAGGAGCAGTTGGCATACGTGCTAACTCTAAAATAGATATTGAAACCATTAAAGAAGAGTTAAAACTCCCGGTCATTGGTATCGTTAAACGAGATTATGATGATAGTGATGTTTTTATAACAGCTACTCAACAAGAAATAAATGAATTACTCGCAAGTGGCTGTGAAATGATTGCTCTAGACAGTACAATACGATCTCGTCCTAAAGGGGTTACGATAGAACAATTGATTGCTCATGTGAGAACAGTTAGTCCTACGACCCAATTAATGGCTGATATTTCTTCTGTGGAAGAAGCAATATTAGCAGAATCACTTGGATTCGATTGTGTTTCCACAACATTGTATGGTTATACCGCGAAAACGGCAGGCTCGAAATTATATGAAAATGATTTTGAATTTCTTAAAGAAGTATTAAGTCGTGTACATATTCCTGTTATTGCTGAAGGAAATGTCATTACACCTGAGATGTTTAAACGGTGTCTACAATTGGGTGCATATGCTGCTGTTGTCGGCGGTGCAATAACAAGACCTATGGAGATTACGAAACGTTTTGTAGCGATGATTGATTCACAA
- a CDS encoding carbohydrate ABC transporter permease — translation MKAHIEAKLGTKYNNSKNNKVKKKSFLKNLTPGNVISMILLSMLSIIFIFPFYWIVTGAFKIQVVATQIPPQWFPLDIVWDNWVTLFKNPVTRWTFNSFFIAVTEMVLICLVSTTAGFVLAKKQFPGRRIIFTALIAAMALPKQVILVPLFTLLAKLGWINTFKGLILPAVGWPFGVFLMKQFSQTIPTEILEAAKIDGCSEVRSFVTIALPLLKPAIGALAIFTFMTSWNDYFSQLIITRSTDMMTLPLGIATMQGEYRTDYGVMMAGAALASLPMLTIFILFQKSFTQGITLGAVK, via the coding sequence TTGAAAGCTCACATTGAAGCAAAATTAGGCACTAAGTACAACAATTCCAAAAATAATAAAGTGAAAAAAAAGTCCTTCTTGAAAAATTTGACTCCAGGTAATGTTATTTCTATGATCCTTCTAAGCATGTTATCGATCATATTTATTTTTCCGTTTTACTGGATAGTTACTGGAGCTTTCAAAATTCAAGTTGTTGCAACGCAAATACCACCACAATGGTTTCCATTAGATATCGTATGGGATAACTGGGTTACTCTATTCAAAAATCCAGTTACTCGCTGGACATTCAATAGCTTCTTTATTGCCGTTACAGAAATGGTACTTATTTGTTTAGTGTCAACTACGGCAGGTTTTGTACTAGCGAAGAAACAATTTCCTGGTAGAAGAATTATTTTCACTGCTCTAATAGCAGCTATGGCATTACCTAAGCAAGTTATTCTAGTTCCTTTATTTACATTACTAGCGAAATTAGGTTGGATTAATACATTCAAAGGATTAATATTACCAGCAGTAGGTTGGCCGTTCGGTGTGTTTCTAATGAAGCAATTCTCGCAAACGATACCGACTGAAATACTAGAGGCAGCAAAAATAGACGGTTGTTCAGAAGTTCGTTCTTTTGTAACGATTGCATTGCCTCTACTTAAGCCAGCTATTGGAGCATTAGCGATCTTTACATTTATGACAAGCTGGAATGACTACTTTAGTCAATTGATAATTACACGCTCTACTGACATGATGACTTTACCTTTAGGTATCGCTACAATGCAAGGCGAGTATCGTACAGATTATGGTGTGATGATGGCTGGTGCAGCACTTGCTTCATTACCAATGTTGACGATCTTTATTTTATTCCAAAAATCATTTACACAAGGAATAACTCTAGGAGCAGTGAAGTAA
- a CDS encoding sugar ABC transporter permease, with amino-acid sequence MSTAALKSKSRRKFKREWLTSYLFLLPALSFFIMFVAYPMVHGVYISFFDYNLTNFKFIGFDNYVTLFKDKNFHQSVINTVVLVLVAVPIVIGFSVFAAMTIYKKHELLRSLFRGIFYLPAVTSVVSVTVVWNWIYHPNFGILNYLTGLVGMKPIFWLGDPNTALMAITAILITTSVGQPIILYVAALGNIPISYIEAAQLDRASSRQIFTKIIWPMLMPTNLYVIVITTINTFQCFSLIQLLTSGGPIYKTSTVMYSVYEQAFSFGNFGLASAMGVFLAIIIGIISIIQFKFLGSDVEY; translated from the coding sequence ATGTCGACTGCAGCGCTCAAATCGAAATCCCGTCGAAAGTTTAAACGTGAATGGCTAACAAGTTATTTGTTCTTATTACCAGCTTTATCATTTTTTATTATGTTTGTTGCTTATCCAATGGTGCATGGTGTTTACATCAGTTTTTTTGATTACAACTTAACAAATTTCAAGTTTATAGGTTTTGATAACTATGTCACATTATTTAAAGATAAAAATTTTCATCAATCTGTCATTAATACAGTAGTTTTAGTTCTAGTAGCTGTACCTATCGTTATTGGATTCTCAGTGTTTGCGGCAATGACAATTTACAAAAAACATGAATTACTTCGATCTTTATTTAGAGGAATTTTCTATTTACCTGCAGTTACTTCGGTTGTATCTGTAACCGTTGTATGGAACTGGATCTATCATCCTAACTTTGGTATTTTGAATTATCTAACTGGACTTGTTGGCATGAAGCCTATTTTTTGGTTAGGTGACCCCAACACCGCTCTAATGGCCATAACTGCAATCTTGATTACGACTTCTGTGGGTCAACCTATCATTTTGTATGTGGCAGCACTAGGAAACATTCCTATTTCATACATTGAAGCAGCACAGCTAGATCGTGCGAGTTCAAGACAAATTTTCACGAAGATTATTTGGCCCATGTTAATGCCGACAAATCTATACGTTATCGTTATTACGACGATTAATACGTTCCAATGTTTCAGTCTTATTCAGTTATTAACTTCAGGCGGCCCTATATATAAAACATCAACAGTTATGTATAGCGTATATGAACAAGCATTCTCATTTGGTAATTTTGGTCTTGCTTCAGCAATGGGCGTTTTTCTAGCCATTATCATTGGTATCATATCAATCATTCAGTTCAAGTTCTTAGGTAGCGATGTGGAATACTAG
- a CDS encoding extracellular solute-binding protein, producing the protein MKMLKRKSLLLMVVVLLVSLVSACSGNNNGGKSNAGNTGASATPTPTVEATADTAEPVEITWWNFPNFTALDGEVGKFEKQIIAAFNEKHPEITVNLEMLTFDGGPEKLNVAIATKTAPDVIYDAPGRIIDWAKKDLLASIDDMFTNEVKADITPAIIEQSSVDGMMYMFPFNTGPFTMAVNKTLFEEIGALDLLPLDSEDRTWTVAEFEAALKAVKEKAPDVIPVGFYAKSQAGDQGTRGFLTNLAGSTFLNDTNDSIALNNEGGVAALEWIMKASKDGLLAPGAASMAASDHNDLFLQGKMAFAINYSAVLKTQFAPNKASDFEDILLPYPTVDGSAPKLEPFLGGLAIFNNEDAAKVEASKKFIDFIVNDPEWSVTALKQTGGLSARNSITGIYEGSEYAYSELARKFITTPPTIADGYAEIRTYWFPALQKVLLNTSSAADALAEFETLGNEAIAKGKAARTSN; encoded by the coding sequence ATGAAAATGTTGAAGCGAAAATCTTTATTGTTAATGGTAGTGGTTTTACTTGTGTCATTGGTTTCCGCGTGTTCTGGAAATAACAATGGTGGAAAGAGTAATGCGGGCAATACAGGCGCATCAGCTACACCTACACCAACAGTAGAAGCTACTGCAGATACTGCAGAACCAGTAGAAATCACATGGTGGAACTTCCCTAACTTTACAGCTTTAGATGGTGAAGTAGGTAAATTCGAGAAACAAATTATTGCTGCTTTCAATGAAAAACATCCTGAAATTACTGTAAATCTAGAAATGTTAACGTTTGATGGTGGCCCTGAAAAATTAAACGTTGCTATAGCAACAAAAACGGCTCCTGATGTTATCTACGATGCTCCCGGTCGTATTATAGATTGGGCTAAAAAAGATTTGCTAGCTTCTATTGATGATATGTTCACCAATGAGGTGAAAGCAGATATCACTCCTGCAATTATAGAACAATCATCTGTAGATGGAATGATGTATATGTTCCCGTTCAATACTGGTCCATTTACAATGGCAGTGAACAAAACTTTATTTGAAGAAATCGGTGCATTAGACTTATTGCCACTTGATTCTGAGGATCGTACTTGGACTGTAGCAGAGTTCGAAGCTGCGCTAAAAGCAGTTAAGGAAAAAGCTCCTGATGTCATTCCTGTAGGATTCTATGCAAAATCTCAAGCAGGCGATCAAGGTACACGTGGATTCCTAACTAACTTAGCAGGTTCAACATTCCTTAACGATACGAATGATAGCATCGCGCTTAACAATGAAGGTGGCGTTGCTGCACTTGAGTGGATTATGAAAGCCTCTAAAGACGGATTGCTAGCTCCAGGTGCTGCATCTATGGCTGCTTCTGATCATAATGACTTGTTCCTACAAGGTAAAATGGCATTTGCGATTAACTACTCAGCAGTGTTGAAAACTCAATTTGCACCAAACAAAGCTTCTGATTTCGAAGATATTTTATTACCATATCCTACTGTTGATGGTTCTGCTCCAAAACTTGAGCCTTTCTTAGGCGGTCTAGCTATTTTCAATAATGAGGATGCTGCAAAAGTAGAAGCTTCTAAGAAATTTATTGATTTCATCGTTAATGACCCTGAGTGGAGTGTTACAGCGCTTAAGCAAACAGGTGGACTTTCAGCACGTAACTCTATCACTGGTATCTATGAAGGATCTGAATACGCATATTCAGAACTAGCTCGTAAATTCATTACAACGCCTCCAACGATTGCTGATGGATATGCTGAAATTCGTACGTATTGGTTCCCAGCACTACAAAAAGTGTTATTAAACACTTCTTCAGCAGCTGATGCGCTTGCCGAGTTTGAAACACTTGGTAATGAAGCTATTGCAAAAGGAAAAGCCGCTCGTACTAGTAATTAA